A single region of the Latilactobacillus curvatus JCM 1096 = DSM 20019 genome encodes:
- a CDS encoding helix-turn-helix transcriptional regulator encodes MPIEQMMTLKSLRVRIGMTQQAVAEKLGVDRQTIGRWEKDSGSMPVKFMYIFSELYKYPMDRIFFGNSIALSDKIK; translated from the coding sequence ATGCCTATTGAACAAATGATGACTTTAAAATCATTGCGAGTAAGAATCGGAATGACACAACAGGCTGTTGCTGAAAAGCTTGGCGTTGATAGACAAACTATTGGTCGTTGGGAAAAAGATAGCGGGTCAATGCCGGTTAAGTTTATGTATATTTTTTCAGAACTTTATAAGTATCCTATGGATCGAATTTTTTTTGGTAATTCAATCGCTTTAAGCGATAAAATTAAATAA
- a CDS encoding Rha family transcriptional regulator codes for MNNLVIMKNQQAVTSSLQVAEVFDKNHQHVLRDIDNLKEGVQNWTDLFYEDVYTHPQNKQQYRVIYMNRDGFTLLAMGFTGKKALSFKLKYIEAFNQMENSIKTQLELPTTPQGILKLVMQNVDESNQKVEELGTRLTDLELNTPVAPGDYNYISRRISQRVREVGRGYGELTQKQRGELFKDINQGVKRIAGVGSRSQLRERHYKAVVEFINDWEPSTATKTLVRQMALELEG; via the coding sequence ATGAATAACTTAGTAATCATGAAAAACCAACAAGCGGTAACGAGTAGTTTACAAGTAGCAGAGGTGTTTGATAAGAATCATCAACATGTGCTACGAGATATCGACAACTTAAAAGAGGGTGTCCAAAATTGGACAGACCTATTCTACGAAGATGTTTATACACATCCCCAAAATAAACAACAATACAGAGTTATCTATATGAACAGAGATGGCTTCACATTATTGGCGATGGGCTTTACTGGAAAGAAGGCTCTGAGCTTTAAATTGAAATACATCGAAGCATTCAATCAGATGGAAAACAGCATCAAAACTCAATTGGAGTTACCAACGACGCCACAAGGAATTCTCAAACTCGTAATGCAAAACGTCGATGAGTCAAACCAGAAAGTAGAAGAGTTGGGCACTCGCCTAACGGATTTAGAATTAAACACGCCAGTTGCTCCAGGTGACTACAACTATATTTCTCGTCGCATTAGTCAACGGGTTCGTGAAGTTGGCAGAGGCTACGGCGAACTTACGCAGAAGCAACGTGGTGAACTGTTTAAAGACATCAACCAAGGGGTTAAACGGATTGCTGGGGTCGGATCACGTTCACAACTTCGTGAACGACACTATAAGGCAGTTGTCGAATTTATTAACGATTGGGAACCATCAACGGCAACGAAAACGTTAGTACGTCAAATGGCGCTTGAATTGGAGGGATAA
- a CDS encoding ERF family protein, with protein sequence MITQNLETTPTPELNKALYATQQALIQPTKNKEAHYGKYADLSAIDAAIRKAIKESDSGISFSQGVVDDSNANGKVSHKIYTVIRHSSGEEKILYGDSFPDDPNMQKQGANETYAKRTSLCLAFGIVADDDDDGQGASLLDAYKDKQDEIRTKTNNWLTAELAQMDKKNVDQLRLVLKSKDKKVSNLTYMESLTLAGAVRYFKMQNGQID encoded by the coding sequence ATGATAACTCAAAATTTAGAAACAACGCCAACACCAGAACTTAACAAGGCCCTTTACGCGACACAACAAGCGCTAATTCAACCAACAAAAAATAAAGAGGCCCACTACGGCAAGTATGCAGATTTAAGCGCCATTGACGCTGCAATCCGCAAGGCGATTAAAGAATCAGATTCGGGCATCAGCTTCTCGCAAGGCGTTGTTGATGACTCGAACGCTAATGGTAAAGTATCACACAAGATTTACACGGTTATCCGACATTCAAGCGGTGAAGAAAAAATATTGTACGGTGACTCGTTTCCTGACGATCCAAACATGCAAAAACAAGGCGCTAACGAAACATATGCTAAACGTACAAGCCTTTGCTTAGCCTTTGGGATTGTAGCCGATGACGATGACGACGGTCAGGGCGCTTCACTGCTAGACGCGTACAAGGATAAGCAAGATGAAATTCGCACCAAAACTAATAACTGGTTGACTGCTGAATTGGCTCAAATGGATAAAAAAAACGTTGACCAGTTGCGGTTAGTTTTGAAGTCGAAAGATAAAAAAGTATCAAATTTAACATACATGGAGTCCTTAACACTTGCTGGTGCCGTTCGCTACTTCAAGATGCAAAATGGTCAGATTGATTAG
- a CDS encoding putative HNHc nuclease translates to MTVYGKLGKYSKHKLEIETDDELDIYKISKYANGRQVSVSVEIEDGRRISPDQRKKTYALIHDVCDYLGYPDDAMEAWFKYQFIQHKGIEWFSLSNCSMSLATSYLTFILDFCFEEDIPFRTKTWDMIPTDYHLTLQCLKHRKCVICGKRAQFAHVNAVGMGVNRNKVDHTKRFVMPLCVNHHTEQHNKGINSFINYYHIKPVKPDLETLRILKVRGDYEDKEDSNGS, encoded by the coding sequence ATGACGGTTTACGGCAAACTTGGTAAGTATTCAAAACACAAATTAGAAATTGAAACAGATGATGAGCTAGACATCTATAAGATTAGCAAGTACGCCAATGGTCGTCAGGTGTCCGTCAGCGTTGAAATTGAAGACGGTAGACGTATTAGTCCTGACCAACGTAAGAAGACATACGCGCTGATTCATGACGTCTGTGACTACTTAGGCTATCCAGATGATGCAATGGAAGCATGGTTTAAATATCAGTTTATCCAGCATAAAGGCATTGAGTGGTTCAGCTTAAGCAACTGCAGCATGTCACTGGCAACGAGCTACTTAACGTTTATTTTAGATTTCTGTTTTGAAGAGGATATACCTTTCAGAACTAAGACATGGGACATGATCCCGACCGATTACCATTTAACACTGCAATGTTTGAAACATCGTAAGTGTGTCATCTGCGGTAAACGAGCACAGTTTGCGCATGTTAATGCGGTCGGTATGGGTGTTAATCGGAACAAGGTTGACCATACTAAACGATTCGTTATGCCGCTTTGCGTTAATCATCATACTGAGCAGCATAACAAAGGGATTAACTCATTTATTAATTATTATCACATCAAACCGGTTAAACCAGACTTAGAAACATTGAGAATATTAAAAGTCAGAGGCGACTACGAAGATAAGGAGGACTCAAATGGATCATAA
- a CDS encoding conserved phage C-terminal domain-containing protein, translated as MDHKEEPNYYAIIPANVRYDKRLIQGAKLLYGEITALSNQKGYCWASNNYFMKLYKVSRNTVQSWLKSLEVCGYISREVVYKEGSQEIDTRYIRISGYPSPENLATPSPKNVTDNNTSFNTTVNNTNNIKPLSGKPDPIPYKKIIDYLNEKTGRTFRNVESNKKLIKARWHEGYQLDDFKKVIDNKVIDANDSKSYFDGKFLQPSTLFGNKFDQYLNQTNAIKQKGGSYGGIEF; from the coding sequence ATGGATCATAAGGAAGAGCCAAATTACTACGCGATAATTCCAGCAAACGTGCGATATGATAAGCGACTGATTCAAGGCGCTAAGTTGCTTTACGGTGAAATTACGGCGCTTAGCAACCAGAAAGGTTACTGCTGGGCAAGCAACAATTACTTTATGAAACTCTATAAAGTTAGCAGAAATACTGTCCAATCATGGCTCAAGTCACTTGAAGTTTGCGGCTATATAAGTAGAGAAGTTGTTTACAAGGAGGGTAGCCAAGAAATCGATACTAGGTATATCAGAATTTCGGGCTACCCTAGCCCAGAAAACTTGGCTACCCCTAGCCCTAAAAACGTTACAGATAATAATACATCTTTTAATACTACAGTTAATAATACAAATAATATAAAACCATTGTCGGGCAAACCCGACCCTATCCCTTATAAAAAAATCATTGACTATCTAAATGAAAAAACGGGTAGAACTTTTAGAAACGTTGAATCCAACAAAAAGTTAATAAAAGCAAGATGGCATGAAGGCTACCAACTGGATGACTTCAAGAAGGTTATTGACAATAAAGTGATTGATGCCAACGATTCTAAATCATATTTCGATGGGAAATTTCTTCAACCTAGCACGCTGTTTGGCAACAAGTTCGATCAATATCTAAACCAAACTAATGCGATTAAACAGAAAGGGGGCTCATATGGTGGAATTGAATTCTAG
- a CDS encoding ATP-binding protein, which yields MVELNSSIGASFNLLRKVKALPAYCRIHTDCRLVQLEGHEPFCPKCAKKSIDERNNNVVLEGTWRNYQRAFHGVLQCDSIFDDFELKKATFDNYETEPNTEAARNLLKARQIAGKYLDRDYKANTIITGVPGVGKSHLAVSMLKAVNETIQPDASCLFVSVNELMRLIKASFDSKGSEFTEARMVKLLGSVNLLVLDDLGSEASFQSSSREASEWVQQVLFGILNKRNRTIITTNLTSEELAKIYNPKLLSRMYKGIAKQNGVIKFTKTTPDKRMVIF from the coding sequence ATGGTGGAATTGAATTCTAGTATTGGCGCCAGCTTTAACCTGCTGCGGAAAGTAAAGGCATTGCCAGCATACTGTAGAATCCACACAGATTGCCGTTTGGTGCAATTAGAAGGGCATGAACCTTTCTGCCCCAAGTGTGCCAAGAAAAGCATTGACGAGCGTAATAACAACGTTGTGCTTGAAGGGACGTGGCGTAATTATCAGAGAGCCTTTCACGGCGTATTGCAGTGTGATTCTATCTTTGACGATTTCGAGTTGAAGAAGGCAACTTTTGATAATTATGAAACTGAGCCAAACACCGAGGCGGCCAGAAACTTGCTAAAAGCCAGACAGATTGCCGGGAAGTATCTAGACCGCGATTATAAGGCTAATACGATTATCACAGGCGTGCCAGGTGTCGGTAAGTCACATTTAGCCGTATCAATGCTAAAAGCCGTCAATGAAACGATACAGCCCGATGCTTCATGCTTGTTTGTATCAGTTAATGAACTAATGCGACTGATTAAAGCCTCGTTTGACTCCAAGGGAAGCGAATTTACCGAAGCTAGAATGGTTAAGCTACTGGGCAGTGTTAACTTGCTAGTACTTGACGATTTAGGAAGTGAAGCATCGTTTCAATCCAGTTCAAGGGAGGCAAGCGAGTGGGTTCAGCAAGTCCTGTTTGGTATTTTGAACAAACGCAATCGTACGATCATTACAACGAATTTAACAAGCGAGGAATTAGCAAAGATATACAATCCCAAGCTATTGAGCCGGATGTATAAGGGGATTGCTAAACAGAATGGGGTCATCAAGTTTACGAAAACGACTCCAGATAAAAGGATGGTTATTTTCTAA
- a CDS encoding RusA family crossover junction endodeoxyribonuclease: MKLVIMGEPVAAGRPRFSSRGGFAKAYDPKKSRDYKKMIKKQAMQQLPSDYEPFACPIEVDIKVYRSIQKSVSKKEYARRFSNEVRPTVKPDADNYIKIILDGLNGLVWLDDNQITDVAAHKYYSDKPRVEVEVNGS; this comes from the coding sequence ATGAAACTAGTAATAATGGGTGAGCCAGTTGCAGCTGGGCGACCTAGGTTCAGTAGCCGCGGTGGCTTTGCCAAAGCGTATGATCCCAAAAAGAGTCGGGATTATAAAAAAATGATTAAAAAGCAAGCCATGCAGCAGCTGCCAAGTGATTATGAACCATTTGCTTGCCCGATTGAGGTCGACATTAAGGTCTATCGGTCAATTCAGAAATCAGTTAGCAAGAAGGAATATGCTAGAAGGTTCTCAAATGAGGTTAGACCAACAGTTAAGCCTGACGCTGACAATTACATCAAAATCATTTTAGATGGCTTAAATGGGCTCGTATGGCTCGATGATAACCAGATAACGGATGTAGCAGCACACAAATATTATTCAGATAAACCGAGAGTGGAGGTTGAAGTTAATGGATCATAA
- the ssb gene encoding single-stranded DNA-binding protein: MINRVILIGRLTKDPELKYTSSGAAIGSFSLAVNRQFTNSNGDREADFINCVIWRKSAENFANFTHKGSLVGIDGRLQTRNYENQQGQRVYVTEVVVDNFSLLEKRASDNSNVNQTQPGSNKTNKPADSVANNGQAIDIADDDLPF; the protein is encoded by the coding sequence ATGATTAACAGAGTAATTTTAATAGGACGATTGACAAAAGACCCAGAGCTTAAATATACGTCGTCAGGTGCAGCAATTGGCTCGTTTAGCTTAGCTGTTAACCGTCAGTTCACAAATTCCAATGGTGATCGTGAAGCGGACTTTATCAACTGTGTTATCTGGCGTAAGTCAGCGGAAAACTTCGCAAACTTCACTCACAAGGGTTCACTAGTCGGAATTGACGGACGTCTACAAACGAGAAACTATGAGAACCAGCAAGGCCAACGTGTTTATGTGACTGAGGTGGTCGTGGATAACTTTAGCTTGCTTGAAAAAAGAGCGTCCGATAATTCGAACGTAAATCAGACGCAACCCGGAAGCAATAAAACTAACAAGCCTGCTGATTCAGTCGCAAATAACGGGCAAGCGATTGATATTGCAGACGATGACTTACCATTCTAG
- a CDS encoding DNA cytosine methyltransferase — MIKILELFGGIGAPRKALVNLGIDFKSIDYVEIDEKAVRTYNALFDNEQRAQSVVDYNLRPDILIHGSPCQDFSRAGKRLGGNDEDKTRSSLMWETLRIIKNLGIWKPKFVVWENVKGVRDKDMVHSFEKYLNKMNELGYTSSFQVLDARDFGIPQKRERLFTISKLDGDPFNFDQLAHKPMASIANFLETNVDDKYIITSPSMLNKIGDDSNGSSFGGRLKPIDQYAWTITTKQNRCPNSGIISIGNGQYRLLTEKECWRLMGFDDEDYNAALKANPTRKGCTNGTMYKQSGNSIVVNVLEAIFEVILDDLETKIKRPYWQSLGELAFED, encoded by the coding sequence ATGATTAAGATATTAGAATTGTTCGGCGGGATTGGTGCCCCAAGAAAAGCGCTGGTTAATTTAGGAATCGACTTTAAATCAATTGACTACGTCGAAATCGATGAAAAAGCAGTCCGGACTTACAATGCGCTTTTTGACAACGAGCAACGAGCGCAGAGTGTGGTTGATTACAACCTACGGCCAGACATCTTAATCCACGGTTCACCGTGCCAGGACTTTTCTCGCGCCGGTAAACGCCTGGGCGGGAATGACGAAGATAAAACGCGATCAAGTTTGATGTGGGAGACATTGCGGATCATTAAGAATCTAGGTATATGGAAACCGAAATTCGTTGTTTGGGAAAATGTTAAGGGTGTTCGTGATAAGGATATGGTCCACTCGTTTGAGAAGTATTTGAATAAAATGAACGAACTGGGTTACACAAGTAGTTTTCAAGTTTTAGATGCGCGTGACTTTGGGATTCCGCAAAAACGCGAACGATTATTTACAATTTCGAAATTAGACGGAGATCCATTTAATTTTGACCAGTTGGCACATAAACCGATGGCAAGCATTGCTAATTTTTTAGAAACGAACGTGGATGATAAATATATAATCACATCGCCTAGTATGTTGAACAAGATTGGGGATGATTCTAACGGTTCAAGTTTCGGTGGACGATTAAAACCAATTGATCAATACGCTTGGACCATCACTACTAAACAGAACCGTTGCCCAAATTCAGGAATCATTAGTATCGGAAATGGCCAGTATCGTTTACTAACTGAAAAAGAATGCTGGCGATTGATGGGTTTTGATGATGAGGATTACAACGCAGCGTTAAAGGCCAACCCAACACGCAAAGGCTGTACTAATGGCACAATGTACAAGCAATCAGGCAATAGCATTGTAGTTAACGTGTTGGAAGCAATATTTGAAGTGATTTTAGATGATTTAGAAACCAAAATAAAAAGACCATATTGGCAGTCGTTAGGAGAATTAGCATTTGAAGATTAA
- a CDS encoding ArpU family phage packaging/lysis transcriptional regulator, with the protein MYKMDELFPQVDEKKTVAKVKHFLKHSLPQMQRYSHKDISGIKSPIITDMPKGGSVGNQAEETITQRVYAGQVINSVVTALKSCDVVSRKLLIDVYVSSSKTPDYLEMEALGYEKTRYQFYKNRACLQFADSFMLEDLHVFKK; encoded by the coding sequence ATGTATAAGATGGACGAGCTATTCCCACAAGTAGACGAAAAGAAAACCGTAGCTAAGGTTAAACACTTTTTAAAACACTCACTGCCCCAAATGCAAAGATATAGTCATAAGGACATCAGCGGTATCAAGTCACCTATTATCACAGACATGCCTAAGGGTGGTTCGGTGGGCAATCAAGCAGAAGAAACAATCACACAGCGCGTTTATGCTGGTCAAGTAATTAACAGTGTGGTTACGGCGTTAAAGAGCTGTGATGTGGTTAGTCGTAAGTTACTAATTGATGTTTACGTTTCAAGCTCTAAGACGCCTGACTATCTGGAAATGGAAGCATTAGGTTATGAAAAAACACGGTATCAGTTTTATAAGAACCGCGCTTGTTTACAGTTTGCCGACTCGTTCATGCTCGAAGACTTACACGTTTTCAAAAAGTGA
- a CDS encoding DUF6275 family protein, whose protein sequence is MDNQKFISYCKTAVVNRTNLHVLKNGEDKIGINDVYVVWLAKALQNNKALLSTTLDDGLYYEITFNGDKTELYVDTYKKQSNEALII, encoded by the coding sequence ATGGACAACCAAAAGTTTATTAGCTATTGCAAAACAGCTGTAGTAAATAGAACCAATCTGCACGTGCTCAAAAACGGAGAAGATAAAATTGGTATCAACGATGTTTATGTAGTTTGGTTGGCAAAGGCGCTACAAAACAACAAGGCTTTATTAAGTACAACTCTTGATGACGGATTGTATTACGAAATCACGTTTAACGGAGATAAGACAGAATTGTACGTTGACACTTACAAGAAGCAGAGCAATGAAGCTCTTATTATCTAG
- a CDS encoding helix-turn-helix domain-containing protein, whose amino-acid sequence MVDKSVQNETFYELDKAKQTAIILLFEDKLSDEQIAKTVNRSRTTLSNWKKDNKFKQAQIEYRRVAIDSYVPDAIKRLHKLAIGAKSEMVSLQAVQSILSMAGFGSVDSSPELEQAKIEKAKADVRKTKAEADIKEAEAKAVGDTDSSGITLEIIRTDRRGQSDETKS is encoded by the coding sequence ATGGTTGACAAAAGTGTACAGAATGAGACTTTTTATGAATTGGATAAAGCGAAGCAAACAGCTATTATATTGCTGTTTGAAGATAAGTTGAGCGATGAACAGATTGCTAAGACTGTAAACCGATCTAGGACAACGTTATCTAATTGGAAAAAGGACAACAAATTTAAGCAAGCGCAGATAGAATATAGACGCGTTGCAATTGATAGTTATGTGCCAGACGCAATTAAAAGGCTTCACAAATTAGCAATAGGTGCTAAATCGGAAATGGTTAGCCTCCAAGCAGTCCAGAGCATATTATCCATGGCGGGCTTCGGTTCTGTTGACAGCTCACCAGAATTAGAACAAGCAAAGATAGAAAAAGCTAAAGCCGATGTACGTAAGACCAAAGCTGAGGCTGATATTAAGGAAGCTGAGGCTAAAGCTGTCGGGGATACGGATAGTAGCGGTATTACCTTAGAAATCATCAGAACGGATAGACGGGGGCAATCAGATGAAACTAAGAGTTAA
- a CDS encoding PBSX family phage terminase large subunit: MKLRVNLDQMISPHFDYVLYSSALNKVLKGGRGSTKSSVISLQIVLDFLQDENANALIIRKVANTIELSVYEQIKWAIYMIGVQSQFAFTKSPYRITHKPTGTSFYFSGLDDPAKLKSMIIAKGYICQLWFEELAEFSSWEEVDTVRASFTRKVLPPGKHVVTYYSYNPPKNPYDWINEWVSQKMGKDKWYVDHSTYQDVTLPDILAEDYLDEIETVKQNDYNYYQWMYKGKVIGLGNSIYNMDLFFEINQLPDNDYIAQLAYSIDVGHQTSATTCLCIGLTGKNNVILLDTYYYSPAGQTKKKSPGELARDIHDFIADSASAYPNAPIVKRTIDSAEGGLRNQYYSDYGTRLHGVNKAMRKETMIDYPQELLAQGRVFILRKKTNEIFITQHQQYRWDEKTIATSDPKVIKENDHTCDAFQYFCIDNKRLLGLKK; encoded by the coding sequence ATGAAACTAAGAGTTAACTTAGATCAGATGATTAGTCCTCATTTTGATTATGTTCTTTATTCATCAGCACTTAACAAAGTGTTAAAAGGCGGTCGTGGTTCAACCAAGTCATCGGTTATCAGCTTACAAATAGTGCTCGACTTCTTACAAGATGAAAATGCGAATGCATTAATTATAAGGAAAGTCGCTAATACAATTGAGCTTTCTGTTTACGAACAAATCAAATGGGCTATTTATATGATAGGTGTACAGAGTCAGTTCGCTTTTACTAAATCACCGTATCGAATAACACATAAGCCTACGGGTACATCGTTTTATTTTAGCGGGTTAGATGACCCCGCAAAACTTAAATCAATGATCATTGCTAAAGGCTACATTTGTCAGCTGTGGTTTGAAGAATTAGCTGAGTTTAGCAGTTGGGAAGAAGTCGACACTGTTAGAGCTTCGTTTACGCGTAAGGTGCTGCCACCGGGCAAACACGTTGTTACTTACTATTCTTATAACCCACCTAAGAATCCTTATGACTGGATAAACGAGTGGGTAAGCCAAAAGATGGGAAAAGATAAGTGGTATGTTGACCATTCAACGTATCAAGACGTCACCTTGCCAGACATTCTAGCGGAGGATTACTTAGATGAAATCGAAACTGTTAAGCAGAATGATTACAATTACTATCAATGGATGTACAAAGGCAAAGTAATTGGATTAGGTAACTCAATCTATAACATGGATCTTTTTTTTGAAATTAACCAACTTCCGGATAATGATTACATTGCTCAACTTGCTTATTCAATCGACGTCGGGCATCAAACAAGCGCCACAACTTGTCTGTGTATTGGATTAACAGGGAAGAACAACGTTATTTTGCTAGATACTTATTACTACTCACCAGCAGGACAAACTAAAAAGAAGTCTCCGGGCGAACTCGCTAGAGACATTCATGACTTTATTGCTGATTCAGCTAGTGCATACCCAAATGCGCCGATTGTAAAAAGAACTATTGATTCGGCAGAAGGCGGTCTTAGAAATCAATATTACAGTGATTATGGGACGCGCCTACATGGTGTTAACAAGGCCATGCGTAAAGAAACAATGATTGATTACCCGCAAGAATTGCTAGCACAAGGGCGGGTTTTTATTTTGCGCAAAAAGACAAACGAAATTTTCATTACACAGCACCAACAGTATCGATGGGACGAAAAAACAATCGCAACTAGCGACCCTAAAGTTATTAAAGAAAACGATCATACTTGCGATGCGTTCCAGTATTTCTGCATTGACAACAAGCGGCTCTTAGGACTCAAAAAGTAG
- a CDS encoding phage portal protein, which produces MVNSLTKIVDHPKINVEQSEYDRIAKSLQYFEGKFDDVKYHNSDHELKTRPYMSINMMKVVAKRMASLLYNEQCRIIVGNDEKFKDANEFIQQTFSDNDFNKNFERYLESDLALGGLVIRPYFDVGQGKIKLSWCQAPTIYPLRNNTNDVSEIAIASVNQIIENDKVIYYTLLEFHEWVNGNYQITNELYRSEDKSIVGIQVPLTSYEPYSGLEPVATLENITRPQFVYLKPQGFNNRNITSPLGIGVCDNALSTLKQINDTFDQFNWEIKMGQRRVAVPEDLTSLGIDERGIKQPKQVFDSSQNVFIKMRGDSEDGFKITDLTSEIRSQAYIAALNNALQVLEMQVGLTAGTFSFDAKGGLKTATEVVSENSMTQQTRSSQLTMVDRAIKELIISILELAKAYEAYNGDIPTMGDISVDFDDGVVTDKQQQLDFFTQAKSAGFASTKLAIKKVFGYTDDQAEDLIKEINAEVPNEPAVTNVPSFEDGDE; this is translated from the coding sequence ATGGTAAATAGTTTAACGAAGATTGTAGACCACCCGAAAATTAACGTCGAGCAGTCAGAGTATGACAGGATTGCTAAATCATTGCAGTATTTTGAAGGCAAGTTCGACGATGTGAAGTATCACAACAGCGACCACGAGTTGAAGACGCGCCCTTACATGTCGATTAACATGATGAAAGTTGTTGCTAAGCGTATGGCTTCGCTACTTTATAACGAACAGTGTCGGATTATTGTTGGCAATGACGAAAAGTTCAAAGATGCTAATGAGTTTATTCAGCAAACATTTAGCGACAACGACTTCAACAAGAACTTTGAGCGCTATCTTGAGTCTGATTTAGCCTTGGGTGGATTAGTTATCCGACCTTACTTCGATGTTGGTCAAGGCAAGATTAAATTGTCATGGTGCCAGGCGCCGACTATTTATCCATTACGGAATAATACAAACGACGTGTCTGAAATCGCGATTGCTTCGGTTAATCAGATAATCGAAAATGACAAGGTCATCTATTACACACTGTTAGAGTTCCACGAATGGGTTAATGGCAACTATCAAATTACTAACGAACTTTACCGTTCGGAAGATAAGTCAATTGTTGGCATTCAAGTCCCGTTAACAAGCTACGAACCATATTCAGGGCTTGAACCTGTAGCAACTTTGGAAAATATTACACGCCCACAATTTGTCTATTTGAAACCGCAAGGGTTTAACAACCGCAACATTACCAGTCCTTTAGGCATTGGTGTATGCGACAACGCATTATCTACCTTGAAGCAGATTAACGACACCTTCGACCAATTCAACTGGGAAATCAAGATGGGTCAACGTCGTGTTGCTGTTCCGGAAGACTTAACAAGCTTAGGCATTGATGAACGCGGCATTAAGCAACCTAAACAAGTGTTTGATTCGAGCCAGAACGTGTTCATTAAAATGCGTGGTGATTCAGAAGACGGCTTCAAGATTACTGACTTAACTAGCGAGATTCGGTCACAGGCTTACATCGCAGCGTTAAACAACGCCTTACAAGTGCTAGAAATGCAAGTTGGTTTAACGGCTGGCACGTTCTCATTCGATGCTAAAGGTGGTTTAAAGACAGCTACCGAAGTTGTGAGTGAAAACAGCATGACTCAACAGACTCGTAGTAGTCAATTGACCATGGTTGATCGTGCAATTAAAGAGTTGATTATCAGCATTCTTGAACTCGCTAAGGCTTATGAAGCTTATAACGGTGACATTCCAACGATGGGCGACATTTCAGTTGATTTCGATGACGGCGTTGTTACTGATAAGCAACAACAACTAGACTTCTTTACGCAAGCTAAGTCAGCTGGTTTTGCGTCAACTAAACTGGCAATCAAGAAGGTGTTTGGTTACACCGACGACCAAGCGGAAGATTTGATTAAAGAAATTAATGCGGAAGTGCCAAACGAACCAGCCGTGACAAACGTCCCTAGTTTTGAAGATGGTGACGAATAA